Proteins co-encoded in one Symmachiella macrocystis genomic window:
- a CDS encoding response regulator, with translation MKTILLVDDSRAVRLAGRRIMAAIGLEVLEAEHGEEALAMVHEHAVDVVLLDWNMPIMNGLEFLKALRADNELPQPTVIMCTTENDMERIIEAMQAGANEYVMKPFTEDIVRGKLQETGVLEIA, from the coding sequence ATGAAAACGATACTTCTTGTGGATGACTCGCGCGCTGTGCGTTTGGCGGGGCGCCGCATTATGGCGGCCATCGGGCTGGAAGTGCTTGAAGCTGAGCATGGCGAAGAAGCGCTGGCTATGGTTCATGAACATGCGGTGGACGTGGTTCTGTTGGATTGGAATATGCCCATTATGAACGGGCTGGAGTTCCTCAAAGCTCTGCGAGCCGACAACGAATTGCCACAGCCGACAGTCATTATGTGTACCACTGAAAACGACATGGAACGCATCATCGAAGCCATGCAAGCGGGCGCGAATGAATACGTTATGAAACCATTCACGGAAGATATCGTGCGTGGAAAACTACAAGAGACCGGCGTGCTAGAAATTGCTTGA
- a CDS encoding HDOD domain-containing protein → MSDNTHHDRQAIDSVLDRVNELHSLPQVAISILNLTRDIDYDVREVVACLENDPGLAAKILRTINSSRYGLRREVTNLRQAVALLGQRSLRLVAMTFSLVDGLSRGSASQLCQEYWRRSISMATLSSRLAKRTELLDHNDAYSGGLLADLGVLVLAQVKQDEYVNMALEIPHGPELLRAEQDKYGFTHAQLGAQLLTRWGFPESLVQSTQNHHDDIDNDNKLQLVTHAGCLMAEVLWTPDSPQFPAARKLLEERFNLTTDDIIDLVVGTKADVEFNAGLFGVTIEGEIDVEAIRQRAATKRAEVFAESAAELARQATQDEQEIIAVASATEKRHLGTMVIKLYRDSDPMRTGIICEFENISPSHIELRLPLPVSMFEQVKVHLHNEVQAFNSVLRGTVRETFDDDNVFSRLDIELHNRISSFDLTALENAGLRDKPVKGPVWI, encoded by the coding sequence ATGTCTGACAATACCCATCATGACCGTCAAGCGATCGACTCGGTGCTGGACCGCGTGAACGAATTGCATTCGTTACCGCAGGTCGCCATTTCGATTCTTAATCTGACTCGCGACATCGACTACGACGTACGCGAAGTCGTCGCCTGCTTGGAAAACGATCCAGGTTTGGCGGCTAAAATCTTACGGACGATCAACTCGTCACGCTACGGGTTGCGGCGTGAAGTCACGAATCTGCGACAGGCGGTTGCGCTGCTCGGCCAGCGTTCGTTGCGTCTGGTCGCAATGACATTTAGCCTCGTCGACGGTCTTTCGCGCGGCTCCGCTAGTCAGTTGTGCCAGGAATATTGGCGGCGATCGATCAGCATGGCGACGCTGAGTTCGCGACTGGCCAAACGGACCGAACTGTTGGATCACAACGACGCCTATTCCGGGGGATTGTTGGCCGATCTTGGCGTATTGGTGCTTGCACAAGTCAAGCAAGATGAATACGTCAACATGGCGTTAGAAATCCCTCACGGCCCGGAGTTGTTGCGTGCCGAACAAGACAAGTACGGGTTTACACATGCCCAATTGGGGGCCCAGTTGTTGACGCGTTGGGGCTTTCCAGAATCGCTGGTTCAGTCGACACAGAATCATCACGATGACATTGACAACGACAACAAACTACAGCTAGTGACCCATGCCGGCTGTCTGATGGCCGAAGTGCTTTGGACGCCTGATTCGCCGCAATTTCCGGCTGCACGCAAATTGCTGGAAGAACGATTTAATCTGACGACCGATGACATTATCGACCTGGTCGTTGGTACGAAGGCGGATGTGGAATTCAATGCCGGACTTTTTGGCGTGACCATCGAGGGCGAGATCGACGTCGAAGCCATCCGGCAACGAGCGGCGACGAAACGCGCCGAAGTCTTCGCCGAGTCGGCTGCTGAACTCGCCAGACAGGCAACTCAGGATGAACAAGAGATCATTGCTGTTGCCAGCGCAACCGAGAAACGGCATCTGGGGACGATGGTGATTAAGCTGTATCGTGACAGCGACCCGATGCGGACGGGAATCATCTGTGAATTTGAGAATATTTCACCCAGTCACATCGAACTGCGATTACCGCTGCCGGTGAGTATGTTTGAACAGGTCAAAGTCCATCTGCACAACGAAGTGCAGGCGTTCAATTCTGTGCTACGGGGCACAGTCCGAGAAACGTTTGACGACGACAACGTTTTTTCGCGACTGGATATTGAATTGCACAATCGCATCAGCAGCTTTGACCTAACCGCATTGGAAAATGCCGGCTTGCGAGACAAACCGGTCAAAGGCCCGGTCTGGATCTAA
- a CDS encoding DUF1553 domain-containing protein has product MRHCPLRNSLLLLGVVTALHLSTIACTAAEALPERVDFNRDIRPVLSDICFHCHGPDEEQRQADFRLDQQESAFADLGDHLAIAPGKPGASELYLRITAQDADERMPPVDSGRQLTARQIALIKKWIEQGAEWQTHWSFAPIRRPALPAIQHEKWSRNPIDAFVLAQLEAQGLPPSPPADKTRLIRRVTLDLTGLPPTIAEVDAFLADDSPGAYEKVVDRLLASPRYGERMATHWLDAARYADTNGYQTDGDRSMWRWRDWVIEAYNNNMPFDQFTIEQLAGDLLPEPTLEQRIATAFNRNHRGNGEGGVIEEEYAVEYVVDRVETTGTVWLGLTIGCARCHDHKYDPISQQEFYQLFSFFNNVPERGKAVKNGNSPPMMKAPTRAQRNQLDEVEERLAAAETNFAEFQPAIEQAERDWESTFDWILAKDWALDRALTAHFPFDGTAENTLAEQPVKEKTGDEEAPQEPEYGTGQHGEAAVFDAAQPLPVGEVGNFSYLDKFSVAAWISPRDVERGAIACKMQADEYSDGYEFCLHDGKLQVNLVKRWLDDAIRVETRESLVPGQWYHVALTYDGSRTAAGVKIYINGRAAELKINLDELNQDFNNDRPLLIGGGGDPQHFEGLIDEVRIYKTQLTAEEIDLLATPDTLQDIAAIQPAERTQRQGNKLRAYFIRKQAPTPQQDAFQELAAVREERDRLVESFPTVMVMLEMHPPRQAHVLLRGEYDKLGDAVQPGVPVSLPPFPSGESNNRLGLARWLISPDNPLTARVTVNRYWQNYFGVGLVKTAEDFGSQGEQPSHPQLLDWLAAEFIESGWDIKALQKTIVMSAAYRQSSKVTHKLWERDPENRQLARGPRQRLSAETIRDQALAAAGLLVEQIGGPSVKPYQPAGLWEEIANTTYTPGTDGDLFRRSMYTFWKRTVAPPTMMAFDASSRETCTVRQSRTNTPLQALALLNATTFVEAARNLAQRAMLAGGDSSESRLTYAFRLATARRPTEAELKILTAGFARHLAGYQANRTAAEELLKIGASPRDTQLDTAELAAYSAMAGLILNLDEVVTKE; this is encoded by the coding sequence ATGCGACATTGTCCGCTGCGGAATTCGTTATTGTTGCTCGGGGTGGTCACTGCTCTGCATTTGTCGACCATTGCGTGCACAGCGGCGGAGGCGTTGCCGGAGCGGGTTGATTTTAATCGTGATATTAGGCCGGTCTTGTCCGACATTTGTTTCCATTGCCACGGGCCGGATGAGGAGCAGCGGCAGGCGGATTTTCGGTTGGATCAACAGGAGTCGGCGTTTGCGGATCTGGGCGATCATCTGGCGATTGCTCCGGGAAAACCCGGCGCGAGCGAGCTTTATCTTCGCATCACAGCTCAAGATGCTGACGAGCGGATGCCGCCGGTTGATTCGGGGCGGCAATTGACCGCGCGGCAGATTGCGCTGATCAAAAAATGGATCGAACAGGGGGCGGAATGGCAGACGCACTGGTCGTTCGCACCGATTCGCCGTCCGGCTTTACCAGCGATTCAACATGAAAAGTGGAGCCGCAATCCGATCGATGCGTTTGTGTTGGCGCAGCTGGAAGCGCAAGGCTTGCCCCCTTCGCCGCCGGCGGACAAGACGCGATTGATTCGCCGCGTAACTCTAGACCTGACCGGTCTGCCACCCACGATTGCCGAAGTCGATGCGTTTCTGGCCGATGATTCGCCCGGTGCTTACGAGAAGGTGGTCGACCGGTTGTTGGCATCGCCGCGGTATGGCGAACGGATGGCGACGCACTGGTTGGATGCGGCGCGGTATGCCGACACCAATGGCTATCAGACCGACGGCGACCGCTCGATGTGGCGTTGGCGGGATTGGGTCATTGAGGCGTACAACAACAACATGCCGTTCGATCAATTCACGATCGAACAATTGGCGGGCGACCTGCTCCCCGAGCCAACGTTGGAGCAACGGATCGCTACGGCGTTTAATCGCAATCATCGCGGCAACGGCGAAGGGGGCGTGATTGAAGAAGAATACGCCGTTGAATATGTCGTCGACCGCGTGGAAACCACCGGGACCGTTTGGCTGGGACTGACCATCGGTTGCGCGCGGTGTCATGACCACAAGTACGATCCAATATCGCAGCAAGAGTTTTATCAACTCTTCTCTTTTTTTAATAATGTCCCCGAGCGCGGCAAAGCGGTCAAAAACGGAAACTCACCGCCGATGATGAAAGCGCCGACACGCGCACAACGAAACCAATTGGACGAAGTCGAAGAGCGTCTCGCCGCAGCAGAGACAAATTTCGCGGAATTCCAACCGGCAATCGAACAAGCGGAGCGAGACTGGGAATCGACGTTTGATTGGATCCTGGCGAAAGACTGGGCCCTGGACCGCGCATTGACGGCGCATTTTCCATTCGATGGGACGGCCGAAAACACCCTGGCTGAGCAACCGGTGAAAGAAAAAACCGGCGACGAAGAGGCACCGCAAGAACCTGAATATGGCACAGGGCAGCATGGCGAGGCGGCGGTTTTTGATGCTGCACAACCGCTGCCTGTCGGGGAGGTTGGCAATTTCAGCTACCTCGACAAGTTTTCGGTCGCGGCTTGGATCTCTCCGCGCGATGTCGAGCGGGGGGCGATTGCTTGCAAGATGCAAGCCGACGAGTATTCCGACGGTTACGAGTTTTGTCTGCATGACGGCAAACTGCAGGTCAATCTGGTCAAGCGTTGGTTGGATGATGCCATACGTGTCGAGACACGCGAATCGCTAGTGCCCGGGCAGTGGTATCACGTGGCGTTGACCTACGATGGTTCGCGGACCGCCGCCGGAGTCAAGATTTATATCAACGGCCGCGCTGCCGAGTTGAAGATCAATCTCGACGAGTTGAATCAAGACTTCAATAACGACCGTCCGCTCCTGATCGGTGGCGGCGGTGATCCGCAGCACTTTGAGGGGTTGATCGATGAGGTGCGGATTTACAAAACGCAATTGACCGCTGAGGAAATCGATCTATTAGCGACGCCCGATACGCTCCAAGACATTGCGGCGATACAGCCCGCTGAACGGACACAGCGACAAGGGAACAAGCTCCGCGCCTACTTCATTCGCAAGCAAGCCCCCACACCGCAGCAGGATGCGTTTCAGGAATTGGCGGCGGTGCGTGAAGAACGAGACCGGCTGGTTGAAAGTTTTCCCACAGTGATGGTCATGCTGGAGATGCATCCGCCGCGGCAAGCACATGTGTTATTGCGGGGCGAATATGACAAGTTGGGCGATGCGGTCCAACCGGGCGTACCGGTCAGCCTGCCCCCCTTCCCTAGCGGAGAATCTAACAACCGTTTGGGACTGGCGCGGTGGTTGATCTCACCCGACAATCCACTCACAGCTCGCGTGACGGTCAATCGTTATTGGCAAAACTATTTCGGCGTCGGACTGGTCAAAACAGCAGAGGACTTCGGCTCGCAGGGAGAACAGCCCAGTCACCCGCAACTATTAGACTGGCTGGCGGCCGAGTTCATCGAATCGGGTTGGGATATCAAAGCCTTGCAAAAGACGATCGTGATGAGTGCTGCCTACCGACAATCGTCGAAGGTGACGCATAAACTTTGGGAGCGTGATCCGGAAAACCGTCAACTGGCTCGCGGACCGCGACAACGTTTGTCGGCAGAGACGATCCGCGACCAAGCGTTGGCCGCTGCGGGATTGCTGGTCGAACAAATCGGCGGGCCGTCAGTCAAACCGTATCAACCGGCCGGACTGTGGGAAGAAATCGCCAACACAACATACACCCCGGGAACGGACGGCGATCTATTTCGCCGCAGCATGTACACCTTTTGGAAACGAACCGTCGCCCCACCCACCATGATGGCCTTCGACGCTTCCAGCCGCGAAACGTGCACCGTAAGGCAGTCCCGGACGAACACGCCGCTGCAAGCGCTCGCGCTCTTGAATGCGACGACGTTTGTAGAAGCGGCGCGCAATTTGGCGCAACGGGCGATGTTAGCAGGAGGCGATTCGAGCGAGTCGCGACTGACCTACGCCTTCCGCTTGGCCACCGCCCGCCGGCCCACTGAGGCGGAGCTGAAGATCCTCACCGCTGGTTTCGCCCGGCACTTAGCTGGTTATCAAGCGAACCGCACCGCAGCAGAGGAACTGTTAAAAATCGGCGCCTCGCCGCGCGACACGCAACTCGACACAGCAGAGTTGGCCGCCTATTCGGCTATGGCGGGGCTGATTTTGAATTTGGACGAAGTCGTGACCAAAGAATAG
- a CDS encoding lysophospholipid acyltransferase family protein, protein MAAKWTLALYMAIAIAMALWHGARWPDGWHAWALAIVNRFYIRAFFHFRTNRPCPFPTDGPAIIIANHSSPMDPMFVWVGRRETIGFMMAREYYEVKFLHWIAVAMQSIPVQRNGKDLAPTRAALRRLKDGKLLGVFPEGGINRERDLKAGNPGMAWLAVRSQVPVYPVYIHNSPGGETMIEPFYNFCPVTVYYGDPIDLSAYYDSKPTQEVLQEVTDIMMAHIAELGGVGYTSCISTT, encoded by the coding sequence ATGGCCGCCAAGTGGACATTGGCCCTCTATATGGCGATCGCGATCGCGATGGCGCTCTGGCATGGTGCGCGGTGGCCGGATGGTTGGCATGCTTGGGCACTTGCGATTGTCAATCGGTTTTATATCCGCGCATTTTTTCACTTTCGCACGAATCGCCCTTGCCCGTTTCCCACGGACGGGCCGGCAATCATCATTGCCAACCATAGTTCCCCGATGGATCCCATGTTTGTCTGGGTGGGCCGCCGCGAAACGATCGGGTTTATGATGGCCCGCGAATACTACGAAGTGAAATTTCTGCATTGGATCGCAGTTGCTATGCAGTCCATTCCAGTCCAACGCAACGGCAAGGACCTCGCTCCCACGCGCGCTGCTTTGCGGCGGTTGAAGGACGGCAAGCTGCTCGGCGTTTTTCCCGAAGGGGGCATCAATCGCGAACGGGACCTGAAAGCGGGAAATCCCGGGATGGCTTGGTTGGCCGTGCGGTCTCAGGTGCCGGTCTATCCCGTCTACATTCACAATTCCCCCGGCGGCGAAACCATGATCGAGCCGTTTTACAACTTCTGTCCCGTCACCGTCTACTACGGCGATCCGATTGACCTCTCGGCATATTATGACAGCAAACCCACGCAAGAGGTGCTACAAGAAGTGACCGACATCATGATGGCCCACATCGCGGAGTTAGGCGGGGTGGGGTATACGTCCTGCATATCCACCACGTAA
- a CDS encoding 3-keto-disaccharide hydrolase, whose protein sequence is MKYLHIQRRAGVSALLCALLLGGGVWVQNLAAEDDKPETGWIEIFSGKDLNGWTKKTGDWEIVGDVPLNPDNPKAFAPKPGTGVMVNGKGGRDTNIFTKQKHGDVQAHIEFTVPKGSNSGVYFQGRYEVQVFDSYGVKEAESSDCGGIYKRYNEKKSYGFEGHAPRLNASLPPGEWQVFDVTFRAPRFDKNGKKIEDAKFVKVVHNGKVIHENVSTTGPTRAAAFSDEKPLGPLMIQGDHGPVAYRNIRIKPIKLD, encoded by the coding sequence ATGAAATATTTGCATATCCAACGCCGCGCGGGCGTCTCAGCCCTTTTGTGTGCCTTGTTGCTGGGCGGAGGGGTTTGGGTGCAAAATCTAGCCGCTGAGGATGACAAACCGGAAACGGGTTGGATTGAGATTTTTTCCGGCAAGGATTTAAACGGGTGGACGAAAAAGACCGGGGATTGGGAAATTGTCGGTGATGTGCCGCTGAATCCTGACAACCCCAAAGCCTTTGCTCCAAAGCCCGGCACGGGGGTCATGGTCAACGGTAAGGGGGGCCGCGACACGAATATCTTCACCAAACAAAAACATGGCGACGTGCAAGCCCACATCGAATTCACCGTCCCAAAAGGCTCTAACTCGGGGGTCTATTTTCAAGGGCGGTACGAAGTGCAGGTCTTTGACAGTTACGGCGTAAAAGAGGCCGAGTCGAGCGACTGTGGCGGGATCTATAAGCGGTACAATGAAAAGAAGAGCTACGGTTTCGAAGGGCACGCACCGCGATTGAACGCCAGTTTACCACCGGGGGAATGGCAAGTGTTCGATGTGACGTTTCGCGCGCCTCGATTTGATAAAAATGGCAAAAAAATTGAGGACGCAAAATTCGTCAAAGTGGTCCATAACGGAAAGGTGATCCACGAAAACGTCTCGACCACCGGCCCGACCCGCGCAGCTGCCTTCTCGGACGAAAAACCACTCGGCCCGTTGATGATTCAGGGAGACCACGGCCCGGTCGCCTACCGCAACATCCGCATCAAACCCATCAAATTGGATTAG
- a CDS encoding M24 family metallopeptidase: MTQIANEMPPNKPANEMPLQELDREQDVRNKHDLVKGLLEANGWDALLLQKPCNFSWLTSGGDSSGRGMGQPLAALFITPDSRLVIANNCNSPQIFEEEIPQLGFSLKERPWTEPPHVLLDDLCRGRNVASDTGDRETIDASTEIRNLRLQLTSLERARMRIVGRHVTHAVEATARTLELGQTEAEIAGQLSHRLVHRQVTPIQMQVMVDGRGERHRHWSYSGDPLRNSCVLSAVGSRWGVCVAATRTVCFGQPSKSLTQAYQAAAMVEATGIFFSRPETPASKLFGRVSRIYEKFGYEREWRMCDQGEMIGYQACELPISPTNHIPLTANMALHWHPTIGPAKLGDTILIAENGYEPLRPMEGWPQLGVSVKGVSIECPDMLIREP, encoded by the coding sequence ATGACCCAGATCGCAAACGAAATGCCTCCAAACAAACCTGCGAATGAAATGCCTCTGCAGGAATTGGACCGCGAACAGGATGTGCGAAACAAGCACGACTTGGTCAAGGGGCTGCTCGAAGCCAATGGCTGGGACGCATTGTTACTCCAAAAACCTTGCAATTTTTCTTGGTTGACATCTGGTGGAGATAGCTCCGGGCGTGGTATGGGGCAACCATTGGCCGCTCTCTTTATTACACCCGATTCCCGCTTGGTTATCGCTAACAATTGTAATTCCCCGCAAATTTTTGAAGAAGAGATTCCGCAACTCGGATTCAGCCTCAAGGAGCGTCCCTGGACCGAACCTCCGCACGTGTTGCTCGACGACCTCTGCCGTGGACGTAACGTCGCCAGTGATACGGGCGATCGCGAGACGATTGATGCGTCGACCGAGATTCGCAATCTACGATTACAATTAACCAGTTTAGAACGAGCACGCATGCGGATCGTGGGGCGACATGTGACGCATGCCGTCGAAGCAACGGCGCGGACACTCGAATTGGGACAAACCGAGGCCGAAATTGCCGGTCAATTGTCCCACCGATTGGTACACCGGCAGGTCACCCCCATCCAAATGCAAGTCATGGTCGACGGTCGCGGCGAACGTCATCGGCACTGGAGTTACAGCGGCGATCCGTTGCGCAATTCGTGTGTGCTCTCCGCAGTCGGCTCGCGTTGGGGGGTTTGCGTGGCAGCGACGCGCACGGTCTGTTTCGGACAACCGTCGAAATCCCTCACCCAAGCCTACCAAGCCGCCGCCATGGTCGAGGCGACCGGTATTTTCTTTTCACGTCCCGAGACCCCGGCCAGCAAACTCTTCGGCCGCGTCAGCCGCATCTACGAAAAATTCGGCTACGAACGGGAATGGCGCATGTGCGATCAGGGGGAAATGATCGGGTATCAAGCCTGCGAATTGCCAATTTCCCCCACCAATCACATCCCATTGACTGCCAACATGGCTCTGCACTGGCATCCTACCATTGGTCCGGCCAAATTGGGCGATACGATTTTGATCGCCGAAAACGGATATGAACCGCTGCGTCCGATGGAAGGCTGGCCCCAATTGGGGGTCTCTGTCAAAGGGGTCTCGATCGAATGCCCCGACATGCTGATCCGCGAACCCTGA
- a CDS encoding glycosyltransferase family 2 protein, which yields MVVKLFYHIVGRPIRKVLFLSIQLLEVLLRTANRAFHFYGKVLTILHDGTDTKLFRTTAYDELQAYYRDVTIRVQGMPNQPKISIILPVYRVDPAIFRETLASVAMQCYTNWELCIVDDASGISELQRMVHDFAAVYPGKVKFATNSTNVHISATSNRGIEMATGEYLALLDHDDRLTPNALAEMVRYINLNAQSDIFYSDERVIESDGKATFLVYCKPDWSPFLHLSCNYTTHLSLYRTTLIREIGGFRTGFEGSQDHDLMMRGVEATDRPIIHVPFCLYQWRAVETSTAKSADSKPYAAIAGVKAVTEACQRRGRPADVQWEPESFHYRVRFELPTELPLVSILIPTKDHGESLRKCLESIFASSTYPNFEVVLLDNATTQTAALDVMRQFQSSHPKQLRIEHVEGPFNFASLNNRGASIAQGEYLVLLNNDTIVQSPDWIEEMLRLAQFPEVGAVGCKLLYPTGKIQHAGLELQDRRVANHSFKELPENTTAYNNITKTVHEVSAITGACLMIAQEKYHEVGGLDEVFLPNGYGDVDFCLRLSQRGYEHLYTPYATLIHEESRSRGRVTETFERHYMISKWGHQLMNDPYVNLNLNRDMSFSIDSEFPFIDPTGKDFQDLLRAHEAGQLRETQTLNRAA from the coding sequence ATGGTTGTAAAACTGTTTTATCACATAGTGGGGCGTCCAATTCGCAAGGTTCTCTTTCTAAGCATTCAATTGCTAGAGGTCTTGCTGCGCACCGCCAATCGAGCGTTTCACTTTTATGGAAAAGTGTTAACGATCCTGCACGATGGTACGGATACGAAGTTGTTTAGGACCACGGCGTATGACGAATTGCAGGCCTATTATCGCGATGTAACCATCCGAGTGCAGGGGATGCCCAACCAGCCGAAGATCAGCATCATTTTGCCGGTCTATCGTGTCGACCCTGCTATCTTTCGCGAAACGCTCGCCTCGGTTGCCATGCAATGCTACACAAATTGGGAACTGTGTATCGTCGATGATGCCTCGGGGATTTCGGAATTGCAGCGGATGGTGCATGATTTCGCTGCCGTATATCCCGGGAAGGTAAAATTCGCGACGAATTCGACAAACGTGCACATTAGCGCGACCTCGAATCGGGGTATTGAGATGGCCACCGGGGAGTATTTGGCGCTATTGGATCACGATGATCGCTTAACACCCAATGCCTTGGCCGAGATGGTGCGGTACATCAATCTCAACGCTCAATCCGACATATTCTATTCCGACGAGCGTGTGATTGAGTCGGACGGCAAAGCCACATTTTTGGTGTATTGCAAGCCGGATTGGTCGCCGTTTCTTCACCTCTCCTGTAACTATACAACCCACTTATCGTTGTATCGCACAACGCTCATTCGCGAGATCGGCGGATTTCGCACCGGTTTCGAGGGATCGCAGGATCACGACCTGATGATGCGGGGTGTCGAGGCGACTGATCGGCCGATCATACACGTCCCGTTTTGTCTCTACCAATGGCGGGCGGTTGAAACCAGCACCGCCAAATCGGCCGACAGCAAGCCGTATGCGGCGATCGCCGGAGTCAAAGCCGTAACCGAAGCCTGTCAGCGGCGGGGACGACCTGCTGATGTGCAGTGGGAACCGGAATCGTTTCATTACCGTGTGCGATTCGAACTCCCTACTGAGTTACCGCTCGTCTCGATATTGATTCCGACTAAAGACCATGGCGAGTCGCTGCGAAAATGTTTGGAATCAATTTTTGCCTCCTCGACTTATCCGAACTTCGAAGTCGTGCTGTTGGATAATGCTACGACTCAGACGGCGGCGCTGGATGTCATGCGGCAGTTTCAATCGTCACACCCAAAACAGCTACGCATCGAACATGTCGAGGGGCCGTTTAATTTTGCAAGCTTGAATAATCGCGGCGCCAGCATCGCGCAGGGCGAATATCTGGTCTTGCTGAACAACGACACCATCGTTCAGTCGCCCGATTGGATAGAGGAAATGTTGCGACTCGCGCAATTCCCCGAAGTGGGGGCCGTAGGCTGCAAGTTGTTGTATCCCACCGGTAAAATTCAGCATGCCGGCTTGGAACTCCAAGACCGCCGGGTTGCCAATCACTCTTTCAAAGAACTTCCTGAAAATACGACCGCCTATAACAACATCACCAAGACGGTTCATGAGGTCTCCGCGATCACCGGCGCGTGCCTCATGATTGCTCAGGAGAAATATCATGAGGTGGGCGGCTTAGATGAAGTCTTCTTGCCCAATGGTTATGGCGATGTCGATTTCTGTCTGCGCTTGTCACAACGCGGCTACGAGCACCTTTACACACCTTACGCGACCTTGATTCACGAGGAATCACGATCACGAGGACGCGTCACCGAAACGTTTGAACGGCACTATATGATTAGCAAGTGGGGGCACCAATTGATGAACGACCCCTACGTCAATCTGAATCTCAATCGCGATATGTCGTTTAGTATCGATTCCGAATTTCCCTTCATCGATCCGACCGGCAAGGATTTTCAAGATCTCCTGCGGGCACACGAGGCGGGGCAATTGCGGGAAACGCAAACGCTGAACCGCGCGGCGTAG
- a CDS encoding CheR family methyltransferase, with amino-acid sequence MNANDYDYLTKFLVESSGLALGNGKEYLLEARLMPLAQSFGMSDIPELVVELRRGRDPRLSTAVTESMTTNETSFFRDVTPFEEMKTQLLPALINARRELRRLRIWCAAASTGQELYSLLMLIDESFPELQSWNVEIVGTDIAEKMLKRSQEAIYSQFEVQRGLTTPLLIKNFQQVPQGWRIKDNLRNRVQWKQQNLLDDFCHLGPFDLIVCRNVLIYFEVAHKRNVLERMRNQLAQDGNLILGAAESIVGITDQFERFCECRSAVYVPR; translated from the coding sequence ATGAACGCCAACGATTACGATTACCTGACGAAATTCTTAGTCGAATCCTCAGGTTTGGCATTGGGCAACGGAAAAGAATACTTATTGGAAGCGCGGTTGATGCCGTTGGCGCAGAGTTTCGGGATGTCCGATATTCCTGAGTTGGTTGTCGAACTGCGCCGCGGACGCGACCCACGCCTCTCAACGGCCGTCACGGAATCGATGACGACCAACGAAACGTCGTTCTTTCGTGATGTGACTCCCTTTGAGGAAATGAAAACACAGCTTTTGCCCGCCTTGATCAACGCACGGCGGGAATTGCGACGTTTGCGAATCTGGTGTGCGGCAGCATCCACCGGCCAAGAACTCTATTCACTACTGATGCTCATCGACGAATCGTTTCCGGAACTGCAGTCCTGGAATGTTGAAATCGTCGGCACCGATATCGCGGAAAAAATGCTCAAGCGGTCACAGGAAGCGATCTATTCCCAGTTCGAAGTGCAACGCGGATTGACAACTCCACTGCTGATCAAAAATTTTCAACAGGTCCCACAAGGTTGGCGGATCAAGGATAACTTGAGAAATCGCGTTCAATGGAAGCAACAGAACCTTTTGGACGATTTCTGCCATCTGGGGCCGTTCGACCTGATCGTGTGCCGCAATGTGTTGATTTACTTTGAAGTCGCACATAAGCGTAACGTGCTGGAACGCATGCGGAATCAACTTGCTCAGGACGGAAATCTGATTCTAGGAGCCGCTGAGAGCATCGTGGGAATTACCGATCAATTCGAACGCTTCTGCGAATGCCGCTCAGCCGTCTATGTGCCCCGCTAA